TGCCAGACTTCCGATTGTCATGATGAACGCCAACCGTGCGATCGCGACTCCTTGGAACATTTATGGTGACCAGATGGACATCATGTACGCCCTCAACAGCGGTTGGGTGCAACTATTTGTAGAAGACGCGCAGGAAGCGCTTGATGTTACGCTTCAGGCATTTAAACTTGCGGAACATAAAGACGTGCTTGCGCCTGTTGTTGTCAACCTGGACGGTTTTGTATTGACGCATACCTACGAAAAGGTAAGCATACCTGCATCGTCAGAGGTGGATGCTTTCTTGCCGCCTATTGCTAAATACGACCATATCATGAGCGATGAGCATCCGATGAGCATGTGTATTTCTGCAGGAAACCATCAGAACCAAGGTTTCAAGCAGCTTCAACACGAAGCCCTTTTCAATGCCGAGGGTGTGTTTGAAACGATCGAGCGTGAGTTTTCGACTCAGTTCGGCAGAGCTTACGGCGGTGCTGTTGACAGTTACCGTATGGACGACGCTGAAATTGCGATGCTGACTACGGGTAGTGTCACAGGTACTGCAAGAGTGGTAGTAGACGAGCTAAGAAGAGAAGGAATCAAGGCGGGACTTATCAAACTTAGAATGGTAAGACCCTTCCCGACGAAGAGACTTTTGGAAGTCGTCGCTGATTTGAAGGGCTTGGTCGTGTTCGATAAGAACGTGAGTTTCGGTTATGAAGGCACCATCTTCACTAATGTGAACTCCGCGCTTATGCAGTCTGGCAAGATGCTTAAGGTTGAAAATGTCATCGGCGGTCTCGGCGGACGCGATATACCTCATCACGAGATTAAAAGCGCGTATATGAACCTGATTGATAAAAAGAACAGCAAGCAAGTAAGATTTTCTGATGAGGAGGTAACGGCATGAGTCAAAAGCTGAATGTAAGAAACATAACGGAAAACGAGTATTTTTACGGACATAAGGCTTGCGGCGGTTGCGGTGAATCCTTAGCGCTAAGACTTGCGCTTAAGGTACTGGGCGATGAAGCCTATTTATCACTACCAGCGGGTTGTATGGCTGCGGTGTCGTTCATCTACCCGAACATGGCATTCAAGAACAACGCGATCATCACTCCTTTTGCCTCTACTGCGGCTGTGACTACGGGTGTTGAAGCAGGCCTTAGGGCCCTTGGCAAGAAAAAGCCGCTCGCGGTTGGTTTCGCGGGAGACGGTGGAACGGCCGATATCGGTATCCAGGCCCTTTCAGGCGCTATCGACCGTGGTGAGAAATTCATCTATATCTGTACCGACAATGAAGCCTATATGAACACGGGTATTCAAAAGAGCGGACTTACTCCTTTTGGAGCTGCTACAACGACGACTCCCGCAGGTAGGGAGATTAGAGGGAACATCAACTTCAAGAAGAACATGTTCGAAATTGTAGCCGCACACGGTATTACCTATGCCGCCACAGCGTCTATCGGATACCTGGACGACATGATCAATAAGATCCAAAAGGCCAAAGACGCTGACGGTCCTTCGTATATCCACATCTATGCGCCTTGTCCTACGGGTTGGGGTTGCGGGTCTGAGATCTCTGTAGACCTTGGTAAACAGGTTGTCGACAATGGACTTTGGTATCTTGCGGAGTATGAGAACGGAGAGTTCAAGGTCAACAGGAATCCGGATACTTTTGAACCTGTAGCACCTTATTTAAAGCGTCAAGGAAGATTCAAGCACTTGGAAGAATCGGATATCACCATGATTGAATCGATCAGAGATCAGAAGTGGGAATATATCAGAAATAACTGGGTGTAAGAAAAGGCTTGGTTTCAGCGTTTTAATCCTGTATAATGTTGCTTGATATATTATTTTATTTACAATAATTATTGAGACTAACGCATACGCGTAGAAAATAGAGGATGAACGTATTGAAACAGGCGAATGAGATTATCTTTACAGAACTTCAAAACAGAATCATCAATTTGGAACTTGAACCAGGCACGGTGATCAATGAGAAAGCGCTCATGGAAGAGTTCGATGTCAGCAGGACACCGGTACGTGAGGCGCTGATCAAATTATCCCAAATCGGTCTGATTGAAACCAGACCGAGAGTGGGTACGTTTGTCACTCAAATCGAGATCAAGTCGGTGAAGAACGCCTACGAAGTGAAGAAAAACTTGGAAGGCCTTGCTGCCGAACTCGCTGCCAAAAGGGCGACTGATGAGGAAATTGAAGAACTGTTTGAAATTATTGAGCGATTTAAAGGCTATGACATCGTCAAGGATTACAAACTTTGTATTCAGGATGATCAGCGTTTCCATTATCTGATTAGACAAGCAGCTAGAAATGAAATTCTAATTGAAGTATTAGACATGCTTAACACGAAGACGGCACGTTTTTTACAGTCTATCCGATATGTGATCAGCGATTACGATTGGTTTAGCAATTCACTTGTTGACATTGCTGATGCAATTCGTGCACGTGACTCAGAAGAGGCGCGCAAACATACTGAAATTCATACAAAAGAATTCCTTGACCAAATGTCACGCCATTTCTTCGGGTAAACCGAAACAGCTCAATAGGGCTGTTTTTTTGTACAAAAGTAAAGGGAGAGGTATACTATGAATCAATTATTTGCAAGCAGGGCGAAGAAAATGCAGGCATCAGAGATCAGAGAAATTCTCAAACTTACCCAACAACCGGACATTATTTCTTTTGCAGGCGGTCTTCCTGCGCCAGAGATGTTTCCTATCAAAGAAATGAAGGCTGTAGCAGGCCGTGTGCTTGACGAAATGGGTCAGGCGGCTCTACAGTACAATCCTACAGAGGGATATGACCCTTTAAGAGAAAAAATCGCTGCTAGAATGTCGTTGACAGGCACGAATCTATCGAAGGACAACATTCTTGTGACAAGCGGTTCCCAGCAGGGTCTTGACTTTTCGGGTAAGATATTCCTCGACACAGATGATGTCGTACTTTGTGAAAGTCCGTCGTACCTAGGCGCAATCAACGCGTTTAAAGCATATGAATGTAAGTTCCACGAAATAAAGACCGATGAGAACGGCATGGACATGGAAGACCTTGAGTATGCCCTCAAGGTGCTTGACCGAGTCAAAATCATCTATGTCATTCCTGACTTCCAAAATCCGTCGGGAAGAACATGGTCTCTTGAGAGAAGAAACATGCTTGTGGAACTTGCGAATAAATATGATAAGATCATCATTGAGGATAATCCATACGGAGAACTCAGATACGACGGGGTGATGATTCCTTCTGTTAAATCACTTGATACGGAAGGTCGAGTGGTTTATCTAGGTACTTTTTCGAAGACGTTCTGTCCAGGTCTGAGAATAGGCTGGGTCGCAGCGGATGATGTGGTGCTTAACAAATACATCATGGTGAAGCAGGGAGCGGATCTTCAGACTAATTCAATGAGTCAGATGGAACTTTCCTTGTTCCTTGACGACTATGACTTTGACAATCACATCGAAAAACTAGTGACGCTTTATAGGACGCGAAGAGACATCATGATCAGCGCGATGAACGAGCATTTTCCTAAAGAGGTTAAATACGATGTTCCAAGTGGGGGATTGTTCATTTGGGCTGAAACTCCTCTTGGCATCGATACAAAAGAATTGATGATCGAAGCGGTAAAAGAAAAGGTCGCTTTTGTTCCCGGTGAGTCGTTCTTCCCTAATGGTGGTATAAAGCATACCATGAGACTTAACTTCTCGAACATGGGCGAAGAAAAAATAGAAGAAGGCATCAAAAGACTCGGTCTACTGCTTACTAACGCGGTAAAATAGGTTGACATAGTACTTTAAGAGGTTGTATCATTTGCAACTTCTTAAAGTATTTTTTTATTTTTGAGGGTATACTTATACTATACCAATAAAAAAAAGGCGGCTAAAGATGAAACGTATAGGTGTGACCACACATATTGAAAAATTACATAACATGCATGAACATGCAGTAAACATTGCGTACATAAAGGCCGTGATTCAGTCGGAGGGGCTTCCGATACTGATACCAGTCACCATCAATCATATGATGCTCGACGATTACTTGAACTTGATCGACGGACTTGTGATAACGGGTGGAGGGGACGTCGATCCGCTTCTTTATAAGGATGAGAACCATGGACTCAGCATGAATATTTCAGGTATAAGGGACGAGATGGAGCTTTATCTGATAAGACAGTCCATCAAAAGAAAGATTCCCATACTCGGCATCTGCCGCGGAATGCAGCTGCTTAACGTATACTACGGTGGAGACCTGTACCAGGACATCATGACGCAATATGATACGGATATCGATCATATCAACATGGAGGTAGAGGTGGACTATTTAGCGCATGATGTGACGTTCGAGGAGGATTCGATTATCGGTAAAATGATGTGCAAGTCTTCACTTAAGGTGAATTCAAGGCATCATCAGTCTGTAAAAAACCTTGGAATGGGACTGAGAATAACGGCTAGGTCGCAAGACGGTATTGTGGAAGCGATCGAGCACCAGTCGGATGATGTGATAGGCATACAGTGGCACCCTGAAGACTTAGTGGGTCTATGTATGTGTCACAAGAAGCTATTTACGAGTTTTATCGATCATTGTGATGCAAGGAGCAAATAGATGAAAAAAAAGATACTGCTGATTTTGTGCTGCGTATTTTTAGTAGCGTGTAAAAGTCGGGTCCTGGAAGATAAGCAAGTACCGGTTGAATCGGGCGTGGAAAATGAGAACGAAAACGCAGATTCGGGCAAGGAAGACGAGAATGCACAAATGGAGCAAGCCTTCATTTTTGTAAACAAGAACGACGGTATACTGAAATGGGGTATCCGTACATCTACTGACGAAGTGCTTGTAAGTCCAATATACAGCCAGATCACTCCTTTTGCTCAGGGTAAGTTCTGGCTGGCTAGTAATGACAATTCCTATGACGTGTTTACACGCTCAGGCGAACTGGTGGACTCATATAATGATTACGACGCACTTTTTAGTGCTGAAAAAGAGCTGCTTGCTTCTATGGATGAACTATACGCATTCTATGACGAAGAGACAGGAAGCTTCGGCTATAAAAAAGGCGATCGTATCGTCATCGAACCCAAATACGCGATCGCGGATCCCTTTATCGATGGAAGGGCTGTTGTCACGACGGGAGAATATCTACAGATTTTTTCTGTGATCGATGAAAAGGGTAGGATTCTGTTTACCCTAGAGGATCAACCTATCGTGAATCTTGGCCGCGGCTTCTTCGGTGTGGTGGAGGACGAGTATTACTACTCCGCTTATTTTGATAAAATGAAGATTTGTGACTCTAAAGGTGATACGGTCATTGGAGATGCGTATTACGATATCATCACTCTTGAAGATTCAGGTTTTTTTGTAAGCGATGCCGATAAGGGCTTCTTCTTGACAAGCAACGGCCAACTGGATAAGACGAAACCGACATTTGAAGGTTATGAGTTTTATGAAAGGGACGGACTACTGATCAAAGGTTATGCCAAGACTCAGCAGGATGCGAGACTCGTTTATTTTGACCAACAGGGTGACATCCTATGGCATAAGGACTGGCAAGATGATTTTGTCGAGATCGAAGCCGGTTTGTACGTTAAAAATGTCATTCATGCGATGAACAGGTTCAATAAGGTTGCCTATCCACAAATACTACTTGAGGATGATGAGGCAACAAGCGAAGCCGTTAACCGTAGACTCGAAGCGTCGGTTGGCGATATTAGCATGTTCCATCAAGAAGAGAGAATCGTACAAGAGGTCGGTTACCGAATCGAATATAGGAATCGGATGATAACCATCGTTGAAAGCTATTACATGTATCCTGTAGGGGCTGCACATGGCTCGTACAATGAAGTGCTTTCACACTATGACACTCGCTCCGGCAAGTGGATCACATTTGCTGAGCTCTGGTCTGTTCCGGGAGCGATGGAAGCTCTTGAAAAGCTTGCAAATCTGCTGATCGATCCTTTATATCTTTATGATGATGGAGTAGAGGTTCCTATTTACGCAGACGTGAACTTTATGCTGACTGACAAGGGGATTCAGGTCATCTATCAGGAATATGAGATCGGTCCCTATGCTGTCGGCATGCCGGTGGTGGAGCTTCCTTATCTGTTAATCAGAGACTACCTTTCTGAAGATTTTCCAAATCGGAAGACACTTGATGATACGATGGTAAAATCAGGTGAGATGAACGATCAAGTCGTTCAAAAAGTCAATCTTCTGTTATCACAAATCAAGTCTGATTTTGAAGCTGTAAACGCTGGCGCTACTGAACAGGATGCTTACGCACGGGAACCATTTAAGTCGCTCTACGACTGGATGGACATGGCTAAATCAGAGGGATTTGAGAAATTGTTTGTTGAAAAGGTAGAAGTTGAAGCGATTCAAAGTTATGTGGGAGGTTACGGCGCACTCGTTTGGGTGGATGCTATCTTAGTGGATTCCGAGTCGACAGGCTACGAAACCGGTCTTCGTCTGTATGTTGAATTCGGCGGCGCAACTGAAGGTGAACTGAGTAAAGTGGTGCTTCTCGATTAAAGTGAGGTGACTGGCGATGAATAGCTTTATAGTCTTAATGATCATCTTGGTAGTTGTCATTGTATTCTTGTTTCAGCTGGCAAGCATCAATTCAAAATACAAGGAAATGCATCCTACTCATTATGACCACGAAATGCCACATCTGGATCATGAAAAGCAGGAACATGTCTATGATCATTTGCATAAAAAAGATGACGGTATTTATAATGATCCCAAGTTTTAATCTTGAACCCATTGCCTTTCCTCTCTAAAAAGTGTACACTAATGATAATCAATATCATTTAAGTACGTCTAATTTGAAAAGAGGATTTTATGATCACAAATGAATGGCGACAACGTCTTAAGCCCTTTGCTAAGCCGAAACTCAGCAAATCGATTGTTCAGATAGTAAATACTGTACTACCATATTTCGCCCTATTGACTCTGATGGGAATTGGCATTTATTTTCATGTGCCTTATATTCTCATCTTACTACTAGCCATACCGACAGGGGCTTTTATGGTAAGGACTTTCATTCTGTTCCATGACTGTACCCATCTGTCATTTTTTAAGAGTATGCAGGCGAATCATATTTTAGGACACTTGCTCAGTATTTTGACCTTCACACCTTATACGATTTGGCAATCCGAACATAATCAGCACCATGGTGCCGTGGGGAATTTAGACGAAAGAGGCATAGGAGACGTCTGGACGATGACGGTGGACGAGTACTTGGATAGTTCTCGTTTAAAGAGGTTCTTATACAGGTTGTATCGTAATCCTCTATTTTTATTTTTCGTCGCACCTTTTTTCTTGTTTGCGGTACTCAATCGGTTGCCGTCGAAAAGATATACGGCTAAGAAACATCATTTGAGCCAATGGATTACAAATACTGGAATTGCAGCTGTAGCGCTACTGGTAAGTTTGAGTTTTGGAATCAAGTATTATCTTATGATACAGATTCCGGTCTTGTTCTTCGCCAGTGTGATGGGTGTTTGGCTTTTCTTTGTTCAACACCAGTTTGAAGAAGTTTACTGGGAAAGACATGGAGAGTGGGATTTTCTTAAGGCGGCGATTGACGGAAGTTCCTTCTACAAACTACCGCTTGTGCTGGAATGGATGACAGGTTATATCGGATATCACCATATCCATCACCTGAATCCTAGAATTCCAAACTATAATTTGAAGGCCTGCTATAAGGAAATCCATGAGTTTAAGAACGCAAGGACAATCACACTTTTTCACAGCTTCAGGTTGGCACTTTTAAACCTCTATGACGAAAAGGCAGGAAAACTGATTCGCATCCGTGACTTGAGAAGAAAGCTGAATTATAACTAAGACCCCAAAATCGACATCTACCTAGGTGTCGATTTTTATATGTCAATTCTTAAAATTAGCTTAAAATGCACTGTTTTAAATGCGTGAGCGATACTAATCCATTTATTTGTGTTAGAATGATAGGGAAACATTTACATAAGGGAGGTAAATATGAAAGGACTAGCAAATTTCATTATAGTACTAGTGATAGTAGGTGTCATTGCTGCTAACGGTATCTATAAGTTAGAAGATGGCGAACAAGCGGTTATTACAAGATTTGGTGAATTTTTAAAAAATGAGACACAGAGTGGTCTAAAGTGGAAAATTCCAGTTGTCGATCAAAAGTATGTTATCAGAGTATCTGAACTACGTAGAATGGAATTCGGTTACGTTACAACAGATAGCGGTGGAACGAACCGCTATGCTGAGTATCAGGATATCACTTCAGATTCCTTGATGATTACAGGTGACGAGAACCTTGTGAACGTCACTGCCAGCATTCAGTATAAGATCAGCAATGCCAAAGATTACTTGTTCAATGTCGATGACCAGTTGGGCACGCTCAATATCATTGCTGTTTCGACAATTAGAAGAAGTGTGGCAAACAACTCGTTGGATGACGTACTTGCAGATAACAAGTTTGCAATCATGCAAGAAATCAGAACAGACCTACAGCAGATTTGTGATGATTATAAGTTAGGTGTTCAAATTACGGATGTACTGCTTCAAGATGTCGACCCGCCTGCTGAGGTTGATGATGCTTTTAAAGATATCGTGAGAGCTCAACTTGACAAGGAAAGTAAAATCAATGAAGCGATTTCATATGAGAATCAAATTATTCCAGAGGCGAAAGGTTTGGCTTCTAAGCTGATCTCTGATGCGGAAGCTTACAAAGCGGAACGTATAAGCGAAGCAAAGGGTGATGTAGCCAGCTTTAATGCTGTATACGAAAAGTATGTCGACGCCAAGGAAGTCACTAG
The Fusibacter sp. A1 DNA segment above includes these coding regions:
- a CDS encoding transketolase C-terminal domain-containing protein, coding for MNDKFLNGNEAVAYGVLLAKPHVVAAYPITPQTKAVEKISQFVQDGDLDCEYMHVESEHSAMACSIGASSVGARTFTATSSQGLLYMLECLPYASGARLPIVMMNANRAIATPWNIYGDQMDIMYALNSGWVQLFVEDAQEALDVTLQAFKLAEHKDVLAPVVVNLDGFVLTHTYEKVSIPASSEVDAFLPPIAKYDHIMSDEHPMSMCISAGNHQNQGFKQLQHEALFNAEGVFETIEREFSTQFGRAYGGAVDSYRMDDAEIAMLTTGSVTGTARVVVDELRREGIKAGLIKLRMVRPFPTKRLLEVVADLKGLVVFDKNVSFGYEGTIFTNVNSALMQSGKMLKVENVIGGLGGRDIPHHEIKSAYMNLIDKKNSKQVRFSDEEVTA
- a CDS encoding thiamine pyrophosphate-dependent enzyme, whose product is MSQKLNVRNITENEYFYGHKACGGCGESLALRLALKVLGDEAYLSLPAGCMAAVSFIYPNMAFKNNAIITPFASTAAVTTGVEAGLRALGKKKPLAVGFAGDGGTADIGIQALSGAIDRGEKFIYICTDNEAYMNTGIQKSGLTPFGAATTTTPAGREIRGNINFKKNMFEIVAAHGITYAATASIGYLDDMINKIQKAKDADGPSYIHIYAPCPTGWGCGSEISVDLGKQVVDNGLWYLAEYENGEFKVNRNPDTFEPVAPYLKRQGRFKHLEESDITMIESIRDQKWEYIRNNWV
- a CDS encoding GntR family transcriptional regulator, whose product is MKQANEIIFTELQNRIINLELEPGTVINEKALMEEFDVSRTPVREALIKLSQIGLIETRPRVGTFVTQIEIKSVKNAYEVKKNLEGLAAELAAKRATDEEIEELFEIIERFKGYDIVKDYKLCIQDDQRFHYLIRQAARNEILIEVLDMLNTKTARFLQSIRYVISDYDWFSNSLVDIADAIRARDSEEARKHTEIHTKEFLDQMSRHFFG
- a CDS encoding PLP-dependent aminotransferase family protein, with translation MNQLFASRAKKMQASEIREILKLTQQPDIISFAGGLPAPEMFPIKEMKAVAGRVLDEMGQAALQYNPTEGYDPLREKIAARMSLTGTNLSKDNILVTSGSQQGLDFSGKIFLDTDDVVLCESPSYLGAINAFKAYECKFHEIKTDENGMDMEDLEYALKVLDRVKIIYVIPDFQNPSGRTWSLERRNMLVELANKYDKIIIEDNPYGELRYDGVMIPSVKSLDTEGRVVYLGTFSKTFCPGLRIGWVAADDVVLNKYIMVKQGADLQTNSMSQMELSLFLDDYDFDNHIEKLVTLYRTRRDIMISAMNEHFPKEVKYDVPSGGLFIWAETPLGIDTKELMIEAVKEKVAFVPGESFFPNGGIKHTMRLNFSNMGEEKIEEGIKRLGLLLTNAVK
- a CDS encoding gamma-glutamyl-gamma-aminobutyrate hydrolase family protein — translated: MKRIGVTTHIEKLHNMHEHAVNIAYIKAVIQSEGLPILIPVTINHMMLDDYLNLIDGLVITGGGDVDPLLYKDENHGLSMNISGIRDEMELYLIRQSIKRKIPILGICRGMQLLNVYYGGDLYQDIMTQYDTDIDHINMEVEVDYLAHDVTFEEDSIIGKMMCKSSLKVNSRHHQSVKNLGMGLRITARSQDGIVEAIEHQSDDVIGIQWHPEDLVGLCMCHKKLFTSFIDHCDARSK
- a CDS encoding RsiV family protein, which encodes MKKKILLILCCVFLVACKSRVLEDKQVPVESGVENENENADSGKEDENAQMEQAFIFVNKNDGILKWGIRTSTDEVLVSPIYSQITPFAQGKFWLASNDNSYDVFTRSGELVDSYNDYDALFSAEKELLASMDELYAFYDEETGSFGYKKGDRIVIEPKYAIADPFIDGRAVVTTGEYLQIFSVIDEKGRILFTLEDQPIVNLGRGFFGVVEDEYYYSAYFDKMKICDSKGDTVIGDAYYDIITLEDSGFFVSDADKGFFLTSNGQLDKTKPTFEGYEFYERDGLLIKGYAKTQQDARLVYFDQQGDILWHKDWQDDFVEIEAGLYVKNVIHAMNRFNKVAYPQILLEDDEATSEAVNRRLEASVGDISMFHQEERIVQEVGYRIEYRNRMITIVESYYMYPVGAAHGSYNEVLSHYDTRSGKWITFAELWSVPGAMEALEKLANLLIDPLYLYDDGVEVPIYADVNFMLTDKGIQVIYQEYEIGPYAVGMPVVELPYLLIRDYLSEDFPNRKTLDDTMVKSGEMNDQVVQKVNLLLSQIKSDFEAVNAGATEQDAYAREPFKSLYDWMDMAKSEGFEKLFVEKVEVEAIQSYVGGYGALVWVDAILVDSESTGYETGLRLYVEFGGATEGELSKVVLLD
- a CDS encoding fatty acid desaturase — protein: MITNEWRQRLKPFAKPKLSKSIVQIVNTVLPYFALLTLMGIGIYFHVPYILILLLAIPTGAFMVRTFILFHDCTHLSFFKSMQANHILGHLLSILTFTPYTIWQSEHNQHHGAVGNLDERGIGDVWTMTVDEYLDSSRLKRFLYRLYRNPLFLFFVAPFFLFAVLNRLPSKRYTAKKHHLSQWITNTGIAAVALLVSLSFGIKYYLMIQIPVLFFASVMGVWLFFVQHQFEEVYWERHGEWDFLKAAIDGSSFYKLPLVLEWMTGYIGYHHIHHLNPRIPNYNLKACYKEIHEFKNARTITLFHSFRLALLNLYDEKAGKLIRIRDLRRKLNYN
- the hflK gene encoding FtsH protease activity modulator HflK, which encodes MKGLANFIIVLVIVGVIAANGIYKLEDGEQAVITRFGEFLKNETQSGLKWKIPVVDQKYVIRVSELRRMEFGYVTTDSGGTNRYAEYQDITSDSLMITGDENLVNVTASIQYKISNAKDYLFNVDDQLGTLNIIAVSTIRRSVANNSLDDVLADNKFAIMQEIRTDLQQICDDYKLGVQITDVLLQDVDPPAEVDDAFKDIVRAQLDKESKINEAISYENQIIPEAKGLASKLISDAEAYKAERISEAKGDVASFNAVYEKYVDAKEVTRTRLYLETMAEILKNVEIFVTKEDGNTLKFLPLQGGTN